The Indicator indicator isolate 239-I01 chromosome 22, UM_Iind_1.1, whole genome shotgun sequence genome includes a window with the following:
- the NUDT1 gene encoding oxidized purine nucleoside triphosphate hydrolase, which yields MVTSRLFTLVLVVQPPRVLLGMKKRGFGAGLWNGFGGKVQPGESIEEAARRELLEESGLTVDTLQKMGQITFEFVGNSELMDVHIFRADDFHGEPTESDEMRPQWFQLDEVPFNCMWADDAYWFPLVLQKKLFRGYFKFQGQDTILEHTLEEVKEV from the exons ATGGTCACCTCCAGGCTCTTCACCCTCGTCCTGGTGGTGCAGCCACCCCGCGTCCTCCTGGGCATGAAGAAACGTGGGTTTGGAGCCGGGCTCTGGAATGGCTTTGGGGGGAAGGTGCAGCCAGGGGAGAGCATCGAGGAGGCTGCTCGCAG GGAGCTCCTGGAGGAGAGCGGACTGACAGTGGACACCCTGCAGAAGATGGGTCAGATCACTTTTGAATTTGTAGGCAACTCTGAACTCATGGATGTTCACATTTTCCGGGCAGATGATTTCCATGGAGAGCCAACAGAAAGTGATG AAATGCGCCCACAGTGGTTCCAGCTGGACGAGGTGCCATTCAATTGCATGTGGGCAGATGATGCCTACTGGTTCCCCCTGGTGCTTCAAAAAAAGTTGTTTCGTGGCTATTTTAAGTTCCAGGGACAAGACACCATCCTGGAGCACACCCTGGAAGAAGTGAAGGAAGTTTAA